The genomic stretch AAGTATGCAGCTAGATTGAACAGTGATATGAAGGGTAACATCAAGgcacttttattgttttatgatgaACTGGCCATTACCTTTCAGGAGCCATCAAGGTGACTTTGCTTATAAAGGTTCACCCAGTGGTTGGCTTCAACTAGAGGTATATACATGCCTACTATTAATTTGTGACAGACTATTGTAACCGTACAACATTTAAGATGAGtatatttaaatcaaaagaaCAGTAATGTTTTATGTCTATAGTGAAAAGTGCAACAACCAGACTGATCTGTGTGGATCCATTTTTCGTCATCTTTAGATTCTGTGTAATTACTAGTGAGCTCTCTCCTGCAACAGTACAAATGCTGACAGCTGGAATCTCCAGACTGTTACATAGGTACTGACTGTGTAGCTGTTGGATAATGATATACAATTAATGGTGACATTTGCAAattctttgaactgcagtatctGCAGCAGCCCAGAATCTCATTTGCATAATCAATTTAATTCCAACCCAGAAGCTTTatgtttgatatattttatataaagacattttaaatgttgctGCATATTGCTGCCAAGAAAACAATACTTTGTACATGAAAAACAAGATTAtaatgttcaatatatatatgttcaatatatatatatatatatatatatatatatatatatatatatatatatatatatatatatatatatacacacacagtacacatacCAAGGTAGACACATAAATAAATGGGtcgattatttttttctatttcatatatagaatatatacatactttatattttattttgcctcaCAGGAATTCATACTTTCATATATATAGGTATAGCCAtctataaaaacaattatatatatacacacagctctggaaaaaattaagagaccactgcaaaattatcagtttctctggttttactatttataggtatgtgttttttGATTTTCTGAAGCTGTCACACTCAAGGCAATCTCTATTCCTACTGCTGATGTACTTGAGGCATCGCGTGTCATGGTAGCTGCAGGATTGGGACTGGTCCTGCTGTTTTAGTCTATTCAGAAGTCATGGCAATATCAATAACACTTCTTATTTTGCAAAGTAGGCTTTTAAGGAGACCACTAAAACTGTGTACCATATTTAACAGAAACAAAGCTCAATATCatccaaagaaaaataaactaaaaccaggcacagattttataaaatgattacaaaacCATTGTAAtgattttaacagtttttttgtaaaagatgtttctttctttgtgtttatctTCCCAGTTTATGGGTTTAACGTGTCTACATGGTTTATTCCCattgcttttcagtttttatcattAATGAATTTAGTATTCACCCCTGTCCACAGATTCAGAACTTCAGATCTCCTTCAGATTGGACTCTCCTGACAGCCATAATGGATGGAACAGAGGTCAAAGACTGTGACACATATGTTCCTGTAAGTAGGAGTGTATAATCTGGCAGCATCTTATTTCCTTCCTTAGAAAACAGAAtgtttaaagtaattgcagaGTAGGAACACTAGGTAGCTACTATGTTGGATCTTGTGAACTATTTTGAGTTTacagattataaaatatttacagtataaatattaGACATTCACAGAGAGCAtggaataaataaaaaggacCATTTCCTATAGTAATCTAAATCTTTGCAGTAGCTTTTAACAAGATTTCTAGTGACTGGAGGCAGCTACAAGCTATATTAAACTCTCCAAAAGGTCATATAGGAGTATTGTCCAATTACattcaatgaaacaaaaaaaaaaagctttatttttgttccttGTTGTTATTACCctaatttatgtgtgtgtgtgtgtgtgtgtgtgtgtgtgtttcttaagAATTTGCCAATGTAAGCCATTTAATACTCTTAAGGTCCAAATCTAAAAGGGAACAATATTTCCTGAAAATATTCTGAATTCCCTCTGATGTATATGAATGTGAGTCAGTCCACGTAGTCGTGAATGGAATGCTCCCCTGGCGACACACGTTTACTCCTCTGTGATGGAGCTTTGAATGCATAAAGGTGACAGTATAAGCCTTTCTGATGCAGCGGCTAATGCAATTGCATTAGGCATGAACTCGCAATGCCTTGGTAAAACAAGGCCACATTGTGACGACCGCttcaaaccaattaaaaatagGGAACATGAGGTCGGGAAAGCTCAGGAGACAGTTCCATAGACTTCTGAGAACTGTACATTCAATTAGGCATTTCCTTAACTAGATCCCTAACTGCATGCTatattgaaagaaatgcatttgcCGCATTACATAGACTGTAGCTGGGGAAGTAAATAAAGTAACAAAAGAATTATCTTAAATGTTCTTTTGGAATCCTCTGCAAATGCGGATACATGAAATCTGGACAATTGGTTGTCCAGGAGTTTTGCAACAAATACTTCTAAAAAAAGAACGCCTAAGGTAGTATGAAGTATAAAACCAATTGAGTGATGATGGAGTGCAGCCATGGTAAAATCAACAGACGTAAATGAAAAATAGAACAACATATTGCAGAAGATATAAATATGGACTGTAAACATAAGAAAGGTGATAACTAGCTCTTTAAAACTTGGGCAGAATTATAGACCCTGAGCTTTCACATTGGTAACCTCAACACCAGGGTCTCCGCTTGACATTAACTCTCTGGCAGCTGATTTAGAGCTTAGTAATATAATTAAGAAAAATGTTAAAGACTGCATTTAGCTATTCTCCTTTTCTTTTTAGCACTTGAATATGCTCTAACATTTGaactgttataataataataataattattattattattattattattattattattattgaactacTGTACATTCAACGACTTTGACAGAAGCATTTGGTGTAACCAAACACATTTGCTTTCCAGCAGTCAATACATATCATCATTGTGATGCTTTCGGAAGCTGCTTACTCGACTAGATGGGTAAGGGGTTAAAAAGGCATTGTTTGCGTGGGCATATAGCTTAGGGAAGCCAAAGTTTCTGGTGTCATCTGCTGGCTTGAGGTATGCACTACACAATTCAATACAGCAGTGCCTTGCTTGTAAACTTCCACTGGTGATGCCTGCCAGGTACTGTACAAGTCCTGTTGTAAAGCACATTgctcattttttggggggggttcaGACAAAAAAACACGACCAGGCTGTCACACTCATTTTCTGAACAGGGTCTTCATCACAAATTTAGAAGAAACAACTCCTAACAGGCATAAACAAATTGGTGGCGGTCAGTCCTTCTTTACTGAGGCTCTGTCTTTTAAAGAAGCAAGCAGAAGCCTAATTTGTTTTCTCTACTCATCGCCTTGGACTCTTTCCTGTTGGGGTCATTCAGTTCATCAAACAGTCCTGATTCAATCATCTCCTCCTGCCAGGGGATAGGGATGGCTCCTGTGCCAAACCTCTTGAAGAAGTTCTTGTCTTTGTCATCGAACTCGATGCCTCGTATTTCAGAAAAATCCTGAATGTCCCCGATCTCCTTTGCATAGACAACAGAGGGGTCTGGCACAAAGGGTGGGTCTAGAAGACCAGCTTCCAAACGATGAAATTGGATGGATTTAAACCATGGATGCTTCCTCGGGTCATCATTTGCTCCTctagaggacaaaaaaaaaaatagatatagtCAAATAAGAAACCATGCAAGGGTTCCTTGTAAATATGACATTCCACAAAATGTGCTTGATTTAAACTACTTGTAGTTAGGGGAGACCTTTCCTGATTATAAATGGAATATAAAATTCACAGTATATATCTGCATTGTACTATACAGATCTATCGCAATCAAAAAGAGACTGGGTGCAATGAATGTTTTAtgcacctgtggcaaagtgcccgcccctgtgtgtattatatgttgtgagttaatgttggtgtatagtcattggtacacgggatataaacgggtctgtgtaacacaagtgtttaaaatgtatatttgtatttaggcacgaggattgcacagcacttcacatgcaagtagaatgtaataatatgtgaacatggggaattgcactttattaagtcacgtgcagttgtaccgcgactccaattgaatgattgattagcaatcgagtcacggtacagctgcataaaagctgcatgttttcacccactcggggttgtgtgttcggtgagtggagaacaggattggagacggaggcaataattttgataataataataaaaataatagtagataaatatctgctcaacgcgttttgtctgtatagtccattttgtttgtcttttttgttttgtgtcctgtgttttttggttgttacaacctttttattttctgttctgtttatttataccaaactccacctctctcattgtttatttcctgtttctggtcttatgtcacccactccggccgtctttgtgacagcaccTCATTATTTCCCTGTTCTACTACAAGGGACCTCTTGTATTTCCACAGTCCTGTGTTGCATTAATTGCTGTGTCTGTTCTTGTGCTTCTCTTCCCTCTGTGTTATTACATTTTCCAGCAGATCTGGTAAAGTAGTAAACAAGAGAAGAGGACCAATAACCTAACACGATAATAATATCAAGTCTTGTCGTTTTTGTAAGCCATAAGGCTACTGAGACAGACTTGCCTGTCAGCACCAGTCAGTCCATCATCTTTCATAGTGCTATATTTTTTGACCtctaaaataaagaacagatttAGCAGTCGTCACATACAGTAATAGCATAACCCCTTATATAAGACAGTAATTAAGTGTGACACAAAAGGTCCCTGTGTGCCATCCATTAACacaaataacttaaataaaagtGATTATATAACACTgtattgttgctttttttgtaACAGAAGATTTATGTTTAGCTAAAGAAGTAAAGCTATAGAGGAAGGCATAATGAACTGGCCTTAATACTGTTTCTTTATCTTTTAATATGAGAAAATTACAATTCAATCTAATTCAATTTTAGCTGTAGAGCACATGTGTCATAGAAAAGGCATCACCGTTTCAATCAAGTGTCAAGATTGCTTGTGCCCTCTTCCTCAATGTATATTAATCATTGCTACCTGTAGGACAACAAATTAAAGTACAGCTCACTGAAATTATTGAAAATTATAGTAAATAGTGTCCCCCAATCCTAATAATTTGGCCAATTAGTATGCAGATATTTGGGTAACACATAAGTTGCATAACTtcctttatttttacttatttttattttttataaatgtaatgtccaattattattctcaatttggaatgcccaatcgcttttctcctcacagaagcaattccccacatggctcaggagacccaaaggttcagtgggcatccacATATCCCACGACTAAGCCAGCTTCTTTTTTCATCCAGGAACGTGAGAATGGATGCcagcgagctactgacctctgaaggacaaaggccagccctgcaggtgtctgctctgaacTCACAGAGCGGTTTTGCCTCTGTAACCCACAGAAGTGCTAGAGCCAATGAAGACTGGTCTATTTTACACAGCAAGGATGAAATCTGCATCTTATGACACCCTGTGCACCACGCAACTGAggttttaccaggtgagccactcagggaccccctTAACTTGCTTAATTAGATTTCTTTTGTGATTCTTCATTTGAAATGTTATGACTACGCTCTCTGACCATCACCAAGCACACTGTACCTGCATCCTAACCGATCCTCCACCTTCTTGACCAGGAACTGCTTGCAGATATCTTTGGTGGGTTCATCGAAGTTGGCATGCTCAAACTTCACCTCCTCCTCAAGGCATCTTCTCTTCACTTCGTCCTTATTGACTTTCTCTTTGAAATCCTTGAAAGGAGTCCGGCCGGCGATCATCTCATAGATACTGCAGCCCAAGGCAAACCAGTCCACGGAGTGGGTATAGTTCTCTTCATTCAGGATTTCTGGAGCCATGTAACCACTTGTACCAGCCTAATTAAGCAAAGTTAGATAACACATAACACATATCGTATAACAGTGCCATTAGCATTCCAAAACTTTATTTAATGCCCATAATTGATATGGTAATAAAATGAACGCATCTTTTGAGAAATATATCCTGCAGCACATTTTTCTAGAGCAAGagcaagagtaaaaaaaaaacaaaaaaacatttaaactatgATACAATAACCCTCAAAATGTTGGAAGCATCAGTACATTCCTGCAATACCATCATACTAACATTATTTTGTTGGTATCTAAAACATAATTAGTCTAAAACAACAGAGGCCAATCTAGTACTAATCTTAAGTTAAACATGGAAAGTGCAATGAGGTCCACAAAAGGTTGGAAAAAAACTGGTAGCGATATGACTTTTATTAAGGGACACATTTCACTAGAGTACTTAGACAATACAATTTAGCTTAGAGAATACCATTCTTGTGCATGACAGATTACTACACACATGCAGTACTATTTAGTTTTGTACAACATATTTAAGGTAGCTATAAAGCAAGCTGGGTTATAATTCATGCTGTTGCTTTTAGTCCTGTATTGTCGTAATGAAAGCTCCGCCCTTCACATTATCTTGTCCAAACAGATTTGTGTAAAGCCTTCTAAAGAAGATTACGTCCACAAACGCAGCAATGGCTTAGACCTGCTTGGCTTGTGCATAGAAGGGCATTAGATAATttgattaaatgtaaaaaaaaaaaaaaaaaaatctaaaaaaagagTCATTGCATGGGAAATTGGCATACTTTCTAATTTGTTACACATAGGCATatttaaagagttttaaaaatggaaacagtTTATAGCATAGCTGTACATATAGCTCTGCTCTTGATGTAATGCATTCTTCAATATGCTTATTACCCAGATGCAGTATGTTTAGAGCATACAGTCTGTTTTACAGTGGTTCTTCTTAAACAGCTATaacttttaatatacattttagcaCCTATTGCCTGTGGGAATAATCAGAGCAATAAGTGAAATGgttacttttaaagttttttttaagtattcttaTTTATACTGCATAGTGGATCTTGACTAAAATGCTATGAACACTTCATGTGTATGTTATATGGGTTTTCAAAGTTAATATCAAGGATAACAAAAGTGTTACTGACAGTATGGTGCCTTTTTTTGTGTTATGAATTTTACATGGTGTGCCATTTAAACAAAGCTTTAGCACAACACAAGTTCCAATTCAAACTagaacctgagctaatttaatttatatttatttgcgCTGTAAATGACTTTCCTTCGGTTTTGATTCTGATTGTGAATTTTATAAAGTGATTATAAATTAATGTCAACTGCCGAGACATATAACGAAACATGTTGAAGACATTCCTATGTGCTTACATTGCCAAGAATACCCAGCATATTAGTGTCTACAGAATAGTAGTGGCTGGTTAAATCCTTAACCAGCTGTCACTTGGTATTATGGATCGATTGTAAGGGTTTTAGTAAAGGAAACTCCTTTGGGTTTAAGTTCTGTACTGTCTGTGGTGGAGCTGCTTTTCTACTTACCATTTGGTTGATTGgttttccttctttaatttcaactGCCAAACCCAAATCAGATAACCTACATTGCCCATTGTCATCCAAAAGTACATTTTCTGGCTTCATATCTCTGTAGACTATATTAATTGAATGCAGGTGCAGGATGCCACATGTTATTTGGGCTGTGTAATAGATGGCACGGTTCATTTCTATACCTCTTTCCCCGATGTTGTAAATGTGGTATTTCAGATCACCTCCATTCATGAGACTCATCACCAAACAGAGATGGGTTTTGGATTCGAAAGCGTAAGCCAGTTTGACAATGAAGGGGCTGTTGACTTTCTCCAAGATCTCTTTTTCCAGCAGGGCCATCttctctccttttttcttttttaatctcttCTTATCCAGTTTCTTGCAAGCGTACATCTGTCCAGAAATCTTTACTTGGATAGCGCAGACCTGGAATAGAGCAAGATAAAGCTATCAGGTTTCTTACACAACAGTTTTCAGACAGCAGTGCAACCTACCTTTGTATGATATCATATACTTTGTCGATGCCTCTCTAAGCAGTATGAATCTCATGTTTAATTGCAATAGGTGTTCATTATAGCTTACTCTTAGTTTCATGTTAATGAACTTGAAGGGATTGCTTGGGTACTGTAGGTTAGAAATACTAAACTGGAAAGGAAATTCATCCACTATCTAGACCCCAGGAAAATaagatataaaatatgtaaatacagaaatcagTATGGAGTGGAAAATATATTTGCTAATTTGGATTCCTCTTTTATAACATATTTGTAAAAATGCATGTACTGCAGTCAGACTGAAGATACAGACTTAATAAATTACTGGGGAATACAAACACCCAAAGAAATCTTACCTCTCCAAATCCTCCTTTCCCGAGAATCCTGAACTCGTAAAAATATTTCTCAGTAATTGGCCCGTTCGAAAACTTTCCACTGCACGAACTTGTCGAAGAA from Polyodon spathula isolate WHYD16114869_AA chromosome 11, ASM1765450v1, whole genome shotgun sequence encodes the following:
- the LOC121323128 gene encoding LOW QUALITY PROTEIN: rhodopsin kinase grk7a-like (The sequence of the model RefSeq protein was modified relative to this genomic sequence to represent the inferred CDS: inserted 2 bases in 1 codon), coding for MCDMGGLENLIANTAYLQARKSVDGDAKEMLKRRRSLSLPSPDKCVEMRQKICVEFESVCEQQPIGKRFFRQFTETVPEYQTAITFLDELNNWELAENTDRDNLRQNIATSFLKLGSKNLISYMSPEAAEKCKNVTEKVFEEVMTLAKEETRKFLMGKPFQEFQSSLFFDKFVQWKVFERXPITEKYFYEFRILGKGGFGEVCAIQVKISGQMYACKKLDKKRLKKKKGEKMALLEKEILEKVNSPFIVKLAYAFESKTHLCLVMSLMNGGDLKYHIYNIGERGIEMNRAIYYTAQITCGILHLHSINIVYRDMKPENVLLDDNGQCRLSDLGLAVEIKEGKPINQMAGTSGYMAPEILNEENYTHSVDWFALGCSIYEMIAGRTPFKDFKEKVNKDEVKRRCLEEEVKFEHANFDEPTKDICKQFLVKKVEDRLGCRGANDDPRKHPWFKSIQFHRLEAGLLDPPFVPDPSVVYAKEIGDIQDFSEIRGIEFDDKDKNFFKRFGTGAIPIPWQEEMIESGLFDELNDPNRKESKAMSRENKLGFCLLL